One Drosophila willistoni isolate 14030-0811.24 chromosome 2R unlocalized genomic scaffold, UCI_dwil_1.1 Seg167, whole genome shotgun sequence DNA segment encodes these proteins:
- the LOC6641851 gene encoding protein arginine N-methyltransferase 6: METNYFTEYENLEIHELMLKDRPRQEAYYNAILRNRELFKDKIVLDVGAGTGILSAFCANAGARLVYAIEASNLAAIAVELIHDNNLTSIVKVIKCKVEEFELPTNAEKVDIIVSEWMGFYLLHEGMLDSVLFARDKFLKPDGLMFPTECTIFVAPCSLPSLFDYYSNVDGVKMDKFARKLRLQKSTRPEITQLKPNDLLHEGVVFHWMNLMDVSVDELAEIQFKEVVAIQKAGKHQGFCIWFDVLFPGDDSVVLSTSPLSPETHWKQCVVVLPEDSCENLEEKSPIAFQINMKRNPNDVRKYNLEVELLDANLEEHPVPCPCHMTKCILTEAHLKMMDT; encoded by the exons ATGGAGACCAATTATTTTActgaatatgaaaatttggaA ATTCACGAGCTCATGTTGAAGGATCGACCTCGCCAAGAGGCATACTACAATGCAATTTTACGAAACCGAGAACTCTTTAAGGACAAGATAGTATTGGATGTGGGTGCTGGAACAGGAATACTATCTGCTTTTTGTGCAAATGCTGGGGCTCGTTTGGTGTATGCGATAGAAGCCTCTAACCTGGCCGCCATCGCAGTGGAATTAATTCACGATAATAATCTCACGAGTATTGTAAAAGTCATAAAATGTAAAGTTGAGGAATTTGAACTTCCTACGAATGCGGAAAAGGTCGACATCATCGTATCCGAATGGATGGGATTTTATCTATTGCACGAGGGAATGTTGGATTCGGTACTCTTTGCCAGAGACAAATTTTTAAAGCCCGACGGCCTAATGTTTCCTACTGAATGTACGATATTTGTGGCACCCTGTTCCCTGCCATCGCTTTTCGACTATTATAGCAATGTCGATGGAGTTAAGATGGACAAGTTTGCGAGGAAACTTCGCTTGCAGAAATCTACAAGACCAGAAATTACACAATTAAAACCGAATGATTTGCTACACGAAGGCGTTGTCTTCCATTGGATGAACTTAATGGACGTAAGTGTTGATGAACTGGCAGaaatacaatttaaagaaGTTGTAGCAATTCAAAAAGCTGGAAAACATCAAGGATTTTGCATTTGGTTTGACGTTCTCTTTCCCGGTGATGATTCTGTAGTTCTAAGCACTTCGCCACTATCCCCAGAAACGCATTGGAAACAGTGTGTGGTTGTTTTACCCGAAGATTCGTGTGAAAATCTGGAAGAAAAGTCACCAATTGCATTTCAAATTAACATGAAACGTAATCCAAACGATGTGCGTAAATACAATTTGGAAGTCGAACTACTTGATGCCAATTTAGAGGAACATCCAGTGCCCTGTCCGTGTCATATGACCAAATGTATTTTAACTGAGGCACATCTAAAAATGATGGACACATAG